In Eleutherodactylus coqui strain aEleCoq1 chromosome 4, aEleCoq1.hap1, whole genome shotgun sequence, the following are encoded in one genomic region:
- the GABRR3 gene encoding gamma-aminobutyric acid receptor subunit rho-3: protein MVLIIKLLLLSSLWPGAVLNGFYPQKQKDHHHHHHHEKEEIHPVPMRDSRKNTSKMKRIDSTKVRQVKSEQLLRIDDHDFAMRPGFGGSAIPVGIDVQIESIDSISEVDMDFTMTLYLRHYWKDERLSFQSTNNRSMTFDGRLIKKIWVPDVFFVHSKRSFIHDTTMENIMLRVYPDGNVLFSLRITVSAMCFMDFSRFPLDTQNCSLELESYAYNEDDLMLYWKKGNESLKTDEHISLSQFFIEEFSASSGLALYSSTGWYNRLFINFILRRHIFFFLLQSYFPAMLMVMLSWVSFWIDRRAVPARVSLGITTVLTMSTIITGVSASMPQVSYIKAVDVYLWISFLFVFLSVIEYAAVNYLTTVEERKQLKRRGKSSTTLNLEAVQAMAFDGCYHDSDADLNYSVHSEESTSRGRASSVATLDAARVKRKRSIKGNVGRIILENNHAIDTYSRLIFPIVYILFNFFYWGMYL, encoded by the exons ATGGTCCTTATTATTAAATTGCTTCTACTTTCAAGTCTGTGGCCAGGGGCTGTCCTCAACGGGTTCTATCCGCAAAAACAGAAAgaccaccatcatcatcatcatcacgaGAAAGAAGAAATTCACCCAGTGCCCATGAGAGACAGCCGGAAGAATACGAG TAAAATGAAGAGAATTGACAGCACTAAAGTCCGTCAAGTCAAATCCGAACAACTTTTACGTATAGACGACCACGATTTTGCCATGAGGCCCGGATTTGGAG GTTCAGCAATTCCTGTTGGCATTGATGTGCAGATAGAAAGTATAGACAGCATCTCGGAGGTGGATATG GATTTTACAATGACCTTATACCTCAGACATTACTGGAAGGACGAGCGGCTCTCATTCCAGAGTACTAACAACAGGAGCATGACGTTTGATGgaagactaattaaaaaaatttggGTGCCGGATGTATTCTTTGTCCACTCCAAACGGTCATTCATACACGATACCACAATGGAGAACATCATGCTGCGCGTCTATCCGGACGGAAATGTCTTATTCAGCCTAAG GATAACGGTATCTGCGATGTGCTTCATGGACTTCAGTAGATTTCCTCTGGACACCCAGAACTGTTCTTTGGAACTGGAAAGTT ATGCCTACAATGAGGACGACCTCATGCTGTACTGGAAGAAAGGAAACGAGTCCCTGAAAACCGATGAACATATTTCACTGTCCCAGTTCTTCATTGAAGAGTTCAGTGCATCTAGTGGCCTGGCCTTGTACAGCAGCACAG GGTGGTACAACAGATTGTTCATCAACTTCATCCTCCGCCGGCACATCTTCTTCTTCCTGCTGCAGTCCTACTTCCCAGCCATGCTCATGGTGATGCTGTCGTGGGTCTCTTTCTGGATTGACAGGAGGGCTGTACCTGCCAGAGTATCACTAG GTATCACCACCGTACTGACAATGTCCACAATCATCACCGGAGTCAGTGCCTCAATGCCTCAGGTGTCTTACATTAAAGCCGTAGACGTCTACTTGTGGATCAGCTTTCTTTTCGTGTTCCTATCTGTCATTGAATATGCAGCTGTCAATTACCTGACTACAGTGGAAGAGAGAAAACAGCTAAAGAGGAGAGGAAAG TCTTCTACAACCCTGAACCTGGAGGCGGTGCAGGCAATGGCGTTCGACGGCTGTTACCACGACAGCGATGCTGACCTGAACTACTCTGTGCATTCCGAAGAAAGCACATCTCGCGGGCGCGCGTCCAGCGTGGCCACTCTGGATGCAGCTCGTGTGAAGCGCAAGAGATCAATTAAAGGGAATGTTGGCAGGATCATCCTGGAGAACAATCACGCCATAGACACTTACTCCAGGCTCATCTTCCCCATCGTCTacattttgtttaattttttctaTTGGGGCATGTACTTATGA